In Thermodesulforhabdus norvegica, a single window of DNA contains:
- the hpnH gene encoding adenosyl-hopene transferase HpnH, with amino-acid sequence MKFPIGLSLTMTEYLLRHRIAGTKRYPLVLMLEPTHRCNLQCAGCGRIREYRDTLDREMSLDDCIDAVEVTGTPVVTITGGEPLLYSHMKELVGEVLKRKRYIFFCTNGLLMEEALGEFQPHGRFFWNVHLDGTARVHDEITGRHGSFQKALKAVEKALEAGFQVITNTTVYRETDLDDLEQLFTILSSVGVKGILVAPGFSYSEVDEEIFLTRQEIIEKFRVIRGWTRRFPIMSNPIYLDFCAGLRSLGCTPWGNPTRNVKGWKSPCYLITDAHYPTYEEFMEKTDWDYYASGRDSRCKQCMVHCGYEPTVVRSMSLRDAVRMMLWNIHG; translated from the coding sequence ATGAAATTTCCTATCGGCTTGAGTCTGACCATGACGGAGTATTTACTTCGACATCGCATAGCCGGAACAAAACGGTATCCTCTTGTCCTGATGCTTGAACCCACTCACAGGTGCAACCTCCAGTGTGCGGGATGTGGTCGGATCAGGGAATATCGCGATACCCTGGATCGAGAAATGAGCCTTGATGATTGCATAGATGCCGTGGAAGTTACCGGGACCCCGGTTGTTACTATAACGGGCGGAGAACCCCTTCTTTATAGCCACATGAAAGAACTCGTTGGTGAAGTACTTAAGAGAAAGCGTTATATCTTTTTCTGTACCAACGGGTTACTGATGGAAGAAGCTCTTGGCGAATTCCAGCCGCACGGCCGTTTTTTCTGGAATGTCCATCTGGACGGCACCGCAAGGGTTCACGATGAAATTACAGGTCGGCACGGAAGCTTCCAGAAAGCGCTTAAAGCCGTGGAAAAAGCTCTTGAGGCAGGCTTTCAGGTCATAACCAATACAACCGTTTACAGAGAGACGGATCTGGATGACCTGGAACAGCTTTTCACAATACTTTCTTCCGTAGGGGTTAAAGGAATCCTGGTAGCGCCGGGGTTCAGCTATAGCGAAGTGGACGAAGAGATTTTTCTAACCCGTCAGGAGATTATCGAAAAGTTCAGAGTAATACGAGGCTGGACGCGCCGCTTTCCAATAATGAGCAATCCCATCTATCTGGATTTCTGTGCAGGGCTTCGCTCTTTGGGATGTACTCCCTGGGGTAATCCCACGAGAAATGTCAAGGGCTGGAAGTCCCCCTGTTACCTCATCACAGATGCCCACTACCCAACTTACGAAGAATTTATGGAAAAGACGGACTGGGACTATTATGCTTCGGGGCGTGATTCGAGGTGTAAACAGTGTATGGTTCACTGCGGTTACGAACCCACCGTTGTTAGATCTATGTCACTCCGTGATGCGGTCCGAATGATGCTGTGGAACATTCATGGTTGA
- the hpnA gene encoding hopanoid-associated sugar epimerase has translation MPRAFVTGGTGFVGSHVIECLVSKGWHVVALARSVRLPSFINFPGVNWVPGDILASDVLKKAMTGCDALFHVAADYRLWARNALEIYRNNVMGTRRVLSVARELRIPRVVYTSSVGALGLRRDGRPADETTPVSYSDMIGHYKRSKFLAERIAEEYARSGLDLVIVNPSTPVGPRDHKPTPTGRVIVDFLNRRMPAYVNTGLNFVHVRDVALGHLLAWEKGISGRKYILGNENLSFRDFLRILSEITGLPAPKIRIPYLVALTAGVACEIFSRLTGRPPSVPLEGVRMSRYLMFFSPERAVKELGLPLTPVRQAVKEAVWWYVKNGYCKTRLPISPGELLT, from the coding sequence ATGCCGAGGGCCTTCGTTACGGGAGGAACGGGCTTTGTAGGAAGCCATGTTATCGAATGTTTGGTTTCGAAGGGTTGGCATGTGGTTGCCCTTGCCCGGTCTGTGCGCCTTCCTTCTTTTATTAACTTTCCAGGAGTAAACTGGGTGCCCGGCGACATACTGGCAAGTGATGTTCTAAAGAAGGCCATGACCGGCTGTGATGCCCTTTTTCATGTTGCAGCAGATTACAGGCTGTGGGCCAGAAACGCCTTGGAAATATACAGAAACAACGTCATGGGAACCCGCAGGGTGCTTTCTGTGGCCAGGGAATTGAGAATTCCCAGGGTTGTTTACACCAGCAGTGTGGGGGCTCTGGGGCTTCGGCGTGACGGTAGACCGGCCGACGAGACCACCCCTGTTTCTTACTCCGATATGATAGGTCATTACAAGCGTTCCAAATTCCTTGCAGAACGGATTGCCGAAGAATATGCCCGCTCGGGTCTGGATCTCGTGATCGTGAATCCAAGTACCCCCGTGGGCCCCAGAGATCATAAACCCACTCCGACCGGAAGGGTCATCGTTGATTTTTTGAACCGTCGGATGCCGGCCTATGTCAACACAGGGCTCAACTTCGTCCATGTTCGTGATGTGGCCTTAGGGCATTTGCTGGCCTGGGAAAAGGGTATATCGGGTAGAAAATACATACTGGGTAATGAAAACCTCTCGTTTCGTGATTTTTTGCGTATCCTTAGCGAAATCACGGGCCTGCCTGCCCCAAAGATCAGAATACCCTATCTCGTGGCCTTAACGGCAGGAGTTGCCTGCGAGATCTTTTCCAGGCTTACGGGAAGGCCTCCGTCGGTTCCCCTTGAGGGCGTGAGAATGAGCCGGTATCTCATGTTCTTTTCGCCTGAACGGGCCGTAAAAGAGCTGGGACTGCCGCTTACCCCGGTGCGGCAGGCGGTAAAAGAGGCGGTATGGTGGTATGTTAAAAACGGTTACTGTAAGACAAGATTGCCAATTTCTCCAGGGGAGCTTCTGACATGA
- a CDS encoding ABC transporter permease yields MKTPRLLVAFLKNSLLVDMEYRTHFVVNSFMSLFWICFSLLSLSLFFHHRQEIGGWSYHEAMLVMGFFSFFGSFIEGILEPNVAKLVEDIRFGNFDFILVKPVNVQIIGTLRVFSIKKFPGLVAGLGVCIYALCSLKYTPSVEEVISFVILFICAFVILYNLWVMLVSTAFWFIQIDSIMEFIFSLFETGRFPVSVYPAPIRIFLTFIVPIAFITTFPSGAILGKIGYSHVVAGLFLALGTTFLSIRLWKYALRQYSSASS; encoded by the coding sequence ATGAAGACGCCAAGGCTTCTCGTAGCATTTTTGAAAAACTCTCTGCTCGTGGATATGGAATACCGAACCCACTTCGTCGTAAACAGCTTTATGAGCCTTTTCTGGATATGCTTTTCCCTCCTGAGCCTTTCTCTTTTTTTCCACCATAGGCAGGAGATCGGCGGTTGGTCCTATCACGAAGCCATGCTGGTCATGGGTTTTTTTTCATTTTTCGGTTCTTTCATCGAAGGGATTCTCGAACCCAATGTTGCCAAACTGGTTGAAGACATTCGTTTTGGTAATTTTGACTTTATCCTCGTAAAACCCGTGAATGTTCAGATTATCGGCACACTAAGGGTATTCTCAATAAAAAAATTTCCGGGGTTGGTCGCCGGCCTGGGGGTCTGTATATATGCCCTCTGTAGCCTTAAGTACACTCCTTCAGTTGAAGAGGTAATAAGCTTTGTAATTCTTTTTATCTGCGCTTTTGTGATTCTCTACAATCTATGGGTCATGCTGGTAAGTACAGCCTTCTGGTTTATACAAATCGACAGCATCATGGAGTTCATCTTTTCTCTTTTTGAAACCGGTCGTTTTCCCGTGAGCGTTTACCCCGCGCCAATCAGGATATTTCTCACCTTTATAGTCCCCATTGCCTTTATAACCACTTTTCCATCAGGAGCCATTCTGGGAAAGATCGGGTACTCTCATGTTGTTGCCGGTCTTTTCCTGGCTCTGGGAACTACCTTTTTAAGCATTCGGTTATGGAAATATGCTTTAAGGCAGTACAGCAGTGCCAGTAGCTAG
- a CDS encoding ABC transporter permease, with the protein MLKIRRWLKIYSALLRTYWQIVLEYRGSMVMWMLSNIMPLVMLSVWVSLASTGPVGKYGVKEFVRYYLAVLMVRQLVTVWVIWDLDREIRLGELSSRLMKPLNPIHYHIAFNLADKIFRLLTLVPAVVAITLPFPALRFSSSPEHILGFLLSLSMAWSIRFVSQYCIGLLGFWVTQSMAINEMVYAGLLLFGGVIAPLDLFPARYQGFIMHLPFRYMLSLPVEILLELLNGKMIILELAIQFGWLITFFIIYQILWKKGLKKYSAVGA; encoded by the coding sequence ATGCTTAAAATACGCCGATGGTTAAAAATCTACTCGGCTCTGCTCCGTACATACTGGCAGATAGTGCTGGAATATCGGGGCAGCATGGTTATGTGGATGTTAAGCAACATAATGCCTCTCGTGATGCTTTCGGTATGGGTGTCTCTGGCCTCCACAGGACCCGTCGGTAAATACGGCGTGAAGGAATTCGTTCGTTATTACCTTGCCGTTCTCATGGTAAGACAGCTCGTTACCGTCTGGGTTATCTGGGATCTGGACAGAGAAATACGCCTTGGAGAATTATCGTCACGACTCATGAAACCCTTGAATCCCATACATTATCACATAGCCTTCAACCTGGCGGACAAGATCTTCCGCCTGCTCACCCTCGTTCCGGCCGTAGTGGCAATAACCCTTCCCTTTCCGGCCCTTCGATTTTCTTCCTCTCCGGAACACATCCTGGGATTCTTGCTTTCGCTGTCAATGGCCTGGAGCATCAGATTTGTCTCACAGTATTGTATCGGTCTTCTGGGTTTCTGGGTTACACAATCAATGGCCATAAACGAAATGGTCTATGCAGGCCTTCTGCTTTTCGGCGGTGTCATTGCCCCCCTGGACCTGTTTCCGGCCCGGTATCAAGGGTTCATCATGCACCTGCCCTTCAGATACATGCTTTCCCTTCCCGTGGAAATACTTCTCGAACTCCTGAACGGAAAAATGATCATCCTCGAACTGGCAATTCAATTCGGCTGGTTGATAACCTTCTTCATCATCTATCAGATCTTATGGAAAAAAGGACTCAAGAAATACAGTGCGGTGGGAGCGTGA
- a CDS encoding carotenoid biosynthesis protein, translating into MVEIAELLIGTFKLRPYVFVFLTVYFIGASYHLGIKRALFYVPCGYFIAWLSEFSSIHTGVPYGMYRYIEATKGRELWVFGVPFMDSLSYVFLSYAAYSLVRFASGCFVPKNRCWYSTWPGTSVLITIYGSCCFVFLDLIIDPVALRGDRWFLGKIYEYPCEGVYFGVPMSNFAGWFLVGSVLVRILQSLDPLESVVKIEGVRSYALLTGPLLYFSVLAFNIAVTAWLGEKLLLVVDLILVLLLIFFLVFSVLTTRRAFLAVPPAGKP; encoded by the coding sequence ATGGTTGAAATAGCAGAGTTGCTGATTGGGACCTTTAAGCTTCGACCTTATGTGTTCGTCTTTTTGACGGTGTACTTTATCGGTGCTTCGTATCATCTGGGGATCAAAAGAGCGCTTTTTTATGTGCCCTGCGGATATTTCATCGCGTGGCTTTCCGAATTTTCCTCCATCCATACGGGAGTTCCCTACGGAATGTATCGATATATTGAGGCTACAAAAGGACGGGAACTCTGGGTATTCGGAGTTCCTTTTATGGATTCGCTCTCCTATGTTTTTCTGAGCTACGCCGCTTATTCACTTGTGAGGTTTGCATCGGGTTGTTTTGTGCCGAAAAACCGCTGCTGGTATTCTACATGGCCGGGGACTTCAGTTCTTATCACAATCTACGGAAGTTGCTGTTTCGTCTTTTTGGACCTTATCATAGATCCCGTCGCACTCCGTGGAGACAGATGGTTTCTGGGGAAGATTTACGAATATCCCTGCGAAGGTGTCTATTTCGGAGTACCTATGTCTAACTTCGCAGGATGGTTTCTGGTGGGTTCCGTTCTTGTCAGAATCCTCCAGAGCCTCGATCCTCTCGAATCGGTTGTGAAAATAGAAGGAGTCAGGTCGTATGCTCTCCTAACCGGCCCTCTGCTCTATTTCTCTGTTCTCGCCTTCAACATCGCGGTAACGGCCTGGCTGGGTGAGAAACTCCTTCTGGTGGTGGATCTCATCCTGGTGCTCCTGTTGATCTTTTTCCTGGTTTTTTCGGTTCTCACAACCCGTAGAGCTTTTTTAGCCGTTCCTCCAGCAGGTAAACCCTGA
- a CDS encoding CCA tRNA nucleotidyltransferase, with protein MIAYPMHCGSMEIPSTVRAFLEWLVRNNYRAWIVGGAVRDWILGKKPKDWDIATDAPSKVILDSPFKTYAVGTRFGVVDVNVGDHIVEATSIIESAGSDRIEKDLERRDFTINALAISFPDGKFLDLFGGIKDLERKRLRPPKDPVRRFQEDPLRILRAARFVSLEDFHVTPTTLSAMKMTAPLIKTVAAERIREEMFRMVVGANIIEGFELLRKSGALREFFPELLEGWRKKQNVHHRYDIYHHILYTLFHSPQRLRVRLAALFHDIAKPRVRIKKNGRFRFFGHEKIGEQMTREILERWRTSHQLTKEVCILVKNHMVYNIEKWSDGAIRRLIHRVGKPLINDFLDLLKADRLAHGTDDRKSVEEVELLETRIKREIGSNGLLSRKNLAINGHDVMKFLNVGPGPLVGRVLENAFRHVLKYPEDNRKERLLELLKSGKLTRSVNHLDDGRFSC; from the coding sequence ATGATTGCCTATCCTATGCACTGTGGCTCTATGGAAATTCCCTCAACCGTCAGAGCTTTCCTGGAATGGCTCGTCCGGAACAACTACAGGGCCTGGATAGTCGGGGGAGCCGTGAGGGATTGGATTCTGGGGAAAAAACCCAAGGACTGGGACATTGCAACGGATGCTCCCTCCAAGGTCATTCTCGATTCTCCTTTTAAAACTTACGCCGTAGGTACACGCTTTGGAGTAGTTGATGTAAACGTCGGAGACCACATTGTGGAGGCCACCAGCATCATCGAAAGTGCGGGATCCGACCGGATAGAAAAAGATCTTGAAAGACGGGACTTTACAATCAACGCCCTGGCGATTTCGTTTCCCGACGGGAAATTTCTGGATCTTTTTGGAGGAATAAAGGACCTGGAGCGCAAGAGACTTCGTCCTCCAAAAGACCCCGTCCGGCGCTTTCAGGAAGACCCGCTCAGAATATTGCGGGCGGCACGATTCGTTTCCTTAGAGGATTTCCACGTAACACCGACAACCCTTTCCGCAATGAAAATGACGGCTCCCTTGATCAAAACAGTAGCGGCCGAAAGAATTCGGGAGGAAATGTTCCGCATGGTCGTCGGCGCCAACATAATTGAAGGCTTCGAGCTTCTTCGAAAAAGCGGAGCTCTCAGGGAATTCTTTCCCGAACTTCTGGAAGGATGGCGTAAGAAGCAGAACGTTCATCACCGATATGACATCTACCATCACATATTGTACACCCTATTCCATTCACCTCAGCGCCTCAGGGTAAGACTTGCCGCTCTCTTTCACGACATTGCAAAACCCAGGGTTCGCATTAAAAAAAATGGGCGTTTTCGTTTCTTCGGCCACGAAAAAATCGGCGAGCAGATGACCAGAGAGATTCTGGAACGATGGAGGACATCTCATCAACTCACGAAGGAAGTCTGCATCTTGGTCAAAAACCACATGGTTTACAACATTGAAAAATGGTCTGATGGGGCGATACGAAGGCTCATTCACCGTGTGGGGAAACCCTTAATAAACGATTTTCTGGACTTGCTGAAAGCGGACAGGCTGGCTCACGGCACCGATGACAGGAAATCGGTTGAAGAAGTTGAACTCCTTGAAACCCGTATAAAAAGGGAAATTGGATCGAACGGGCTCTTGTCCCGCAAGAACCTTGCCATTAACGGCCACGACGTCATGAAGTTTCTCAATGTGGGTCCGGGCCCGCTGGTCGGCAGGGTACTGGAAAACGCCTTTAGACACGTGCTGAAATATCCCGAAGACAACCGAAAAGAGAGGTTATTAGAGCTTTTAAAATCGGGAAAATTAACCAGAAGTGTAAATCATCTTGACGACGGAAGATTTTCCTGTTAG
- a CDS encoding radical SAM protein, with amino-acid sequence MITRKIGLKELLEGSIKFFSMKAGKSFFGLHIEVTRRCNARCVFCDYWKTKGPESLCPDYGHIVKKFNPLHVTITGGEPLLRKDLEAIVRRIVEQNRFVYINCITNGILLNREKALKLWEAGLSQISVSLDFPDSRHDALRNVPGLWNHIKELMKTLPSTGIDNLCFNTVIMRDNLDVLETIAGIAHDHGWKVSFSTYNPFKNKNFDHKLDSQFLNRLEETILRLIYLKSRYRNITNSDYYLLRIVDYVKNGGIPGCLAGLKWAHISPDGMVRRCSEKEILGRWQDLNLKAIPQTGCRECWYACRGEAEAPLDLKRIIELNR; translated from the coding sequence GTGATAACCCGGAAAATCGGCTTAAAAGAACTCCTGGAAGGGTCGATCAAGTTCTTTTCCATGAAAGCCGGAAAAAGCTTTTTCGGCCTTCACATTGAAGTAACCAGACGATGCAATGCCCGATGCGTCTTTTGTGATTACTGGAAGACAAAGGGCCCTGAAAGTCTCTGCCCCGATTACGGGCACATAGTCAAAAAGTTTAACCCTCTTCACGTGACCATAACGGGAGGCGAGCCGCTTCTCAGGAAGGATCTCGAAGCTATCGTCAGAAGAATCGTCGAGCAAAATCGCTTCGTTTACATAAACTGCATAACCAACGGTATATTGCTCAACAGAGAAAAGGCCCTGAAGCTCTGGGAAGCCGGTCTCTCGCAGATCTCCGTATCTCTGGATTTTCCGGATTCTCGCCACGATGCTCTTCGAAACGTTCCGGGTCTCTGGAACCACATAAAAGAGCTTATGAAAACCCTTCCCTCTACCGGAATAGACAACCTCTGTTTTAACACCGTAATCATGCGGGATAACCTGGATGTTCTCGAAACCATTGCCGGCATTGCTCACGATCACGGCTGGAAGGTCTCTTTTAGTACCTACAATCCTTTTAAAAACAAAAACTTTGACCACAAGCTGGACTCACAGTTCCTGAACCGGCTGGAAGAAACAATCCTGCGCCTAATCTACCTGAAAAGCCGGTACCGTAACATAACGAATTCGGATTACTATCTCTTAAGGATTGTGGATTATGTGAAAAATGGGGGAATACCCGGATGTCTTGCAGGGCTTAAATGGGCACATATAAGCCCTGACGGCATGGTTAGAAGATGCTCCGAAAAAGAGATTCTGGGAAGGTGGCAGGATCTGAACCTAAAGGCAATTCCACAAACGGGTTGTAGGGAATGCTGGTATGCCTGTCGGGGCGAAGCCGAAGCGCCGCTTGACCTGAAACGCATTATTGAATTGAACAGATAG
- the sfsA gene encoding DNA/RNA nuclease SfsA, which translates to MEAARFIRRLNRFVVECEKDGNPVKAYLPNPGRLWELLLPGRKVWIKPSGGKGKLTHTLMAVEKNGYPVMLHTHLTNSIVERLLSEGRIPGYEDYGVERREVNSGGSRIDFLLSCPQKGKLLLEVKTCTLFGNILAMFPDAETSRGVRHIRELVHSDSSHLRGSVLFVVQWPHARFFMPDVHVDIEFARALLEAKDRLDIRAVALEYPDLTFTVKSVKKLDIPWDFVADHAIDAGCYILLVTLSETVSIKFGSGSSASPFPAGFYIYIGRAKKGLKKRLSRHGRKNKKLRWHIDYLTERASRIKALPIRLPETPECEIAGSFAEVFPVVPGFGASDCRCESHLFYSPTDPITNPSFIDRLMMFRVYLLEERLKKLYGL; encoded by the coding sequence ATGGAAGCGGCCCGTTTTATTCGTAGGCTAAACCGGTTTGTTGTGGAATGCGAGAAAGACGGGAATCCTGTAAAAGCTTACCTCCCCAACCCCGGTCGTCTCTGGGAGCTCCTTTTACCGGGACGGAAGGTCTGGATCAAACCCTCCGGGGGAAAGGGGAAGCTTACCCACACACTGATGGCGGTGGAAAAGAACGGTTACCCCGTTATGCTTCACACTCACCTCACCAATTCCATTGTGGAAAGACTGTTGTCCGAGGGAAGAATCCCGGGGTACGAGGACTACGGCGTTGAAAGGAGAGAAGTCAACTCAGGAGGCAGCCGTATCGATTTTTTGCTTTCCTGCCCCCAAAAAGGGAAGCTTCTCCTCGAGGTAAAGACCTGCACTCTTTTCGGAAACATCCTTGCAATGTTTCCCGATGCTGAAACCTCCAGAGGGGTCCGACACATAAGGGAGCTCGTCCATTCCGACTCTTCTCATCTCCGCGGATCCGTCCTCTTCGTTGTCCAGTGGCCTCATGCTCGATTTTTTATGCCCGATGTCCATGTGGATATAGAATTTGCCAGAGCTCTTCTGGAAGCCAAAGACCGTCTGGATATCCGTGCGGTGGCACTCGAGTACCCTGACCTCACGTTCACCGTAAAATCCGTTAAAAAACTCGACATTCCCTGGGATTTTGTGGCGGACCATGCAATTGATGCGGGATGTTACATTCTACTCGTTACCTTATCCGAAACCGTTTCCATAAAATTTGGCTCCGGATCCTCCGCTTCACCTTTTCCAGCGGGGTTTTACATTTACATTGGCAGGGCAAAGAAGGGCCTTAAAAAACGCTTGTCCCGACATGGGCGAAAAAACAAGAAACTACGCTGGCACATTGATTACCTAACAGAAAGAGCATCGAGAATAAAAGCTCTTCCCATAAGGTTGCCCGAAACACCGGAATGCGAAATTGCCGGGTCTTTTGCGGAAGTCTTTCCCGTTGTACCCGGTTTTGGAGCCTCCGACTGCCGGTGTGAAAGCCATCTCTTCTACAGTCCCACCGATCCCATTACGAATCCATCCTTTATCGACAGGCTCATGATGTTCAGGGTTTACCTGCTGGAGGAACGGCTAAAAAAGCTCTACGGGTTGTGA
- a CDS encoding MMPL family transporter, translated as MKNLFEGLSGYLSRLSLWSLSHPGTVFLSALLIAFVSIAYTALRLDFKTSRNDLVASSEPAVQRFEEISEDFGRLTNVIVVVEGKDLEQMKNFARLLAERLKQEPQYFGNILYRINTETLEGKKLLFLSPEDLQNLKDKLEEYGELIEELAFEPSLATIFQYVNQKISEATVSHLVGEFLGKGEGKENKQENAETTRKPVDLSFLRELLTEMRLSLEPGYQFHSPWDTFFKASKKFSYDGFLVSDDERFLYITLEARSQADGFTKKKAALDRLRWHIKELRKKGFEDLSVGVTGGVALATDEMVQAMKDTQLATAVAAIGIALLFMIVFHQVYNPLMVVTTLVISIAWTLGWLTLTVGSLNILSVAFVPILMGLGVDFGIHLVARYSEERQKGADVVESMKISADHTGRAITVGAITTALAFFSLMLARFRGIQELGFIAGSGVLLALVATFTVFPAMLKMVESRSNPGTGHATALRINISSEKLVTGHSKLILLIWGVLTVCALAGLSRVRFDYNLLKLQARGTESVVWEEKIIGESGRSSWFAVTTARDLVELRKKHRAFEELPSVRKVDSLADMLPEDQNVRISLVRDLAPYVPNIELEEINPSGDDPAELLDILEKIKFKLRSDTRWDPTRKPDDREIESTREALILAIEGLKKRLESMETVKSLHAFEKKLFDDFLTKFTLLKNNVNPPGPIEEKDIPPELLARFKGKSGRYLLQIYSRENIWEKEHMENFVKELETVDPSVTGSPVVGYIAISTMQQGYIEGSIYALCVIFVVIIATFRRISLALVSCIPLAGTIVLMLGLMGWTGIPFNLANLITLPLILGIAVDDGVHIMHRYSEKQGDLHETFSGGLTRAVSLTSWTTMIGFGSLMLAHHYGIFTLGLLVTVSVGIAWILSLFGLPAILQILSKGGTETR; from the coding sequence ATGAAAAATCTTTTTGAAGGGTTATCGGGTTACCTGAGCAGGCTCTCACTCTGGTCGCTATCCCATCCGGGAACTGTTTTTTTGTCTGCACTGCTTATTGCCTTTGTTTCAATCGCTTACACCGCCTTAAGACTCGATTTTAAAACAAGCCGAAACGACCTCGTGGCATCATCAGAGCCGGCCGTTCAGCGTTTTGAAGAGATATCGGAAGATTTTGGAAGGCTTACGAATGTGATCGTCGTTGTTGAAGGAAAAGATCTGGAACAAATGAAAAACTTCGCCCGACTCCTTGCAGAGCGACTGAAGCAAGAACCACAATATTTCGGCAACATTCTCTATCGCATAAATACGGAAACCCTTGAAGGAAAGAAGTTGCTCTTTTTATCTCCCGAAGATTTGCAAAACCTCAAAGATAAACTGGAAGAATACGGTGAACTTATCGAAGAACTTGCCTTCGAACCCTCGCTGGCAACCATATTTCAATACGTTAACCAGAAAATTAGCGAAGCCACCGTCAGTCATCTTGTTGGGGAGTTTCTCGGCAAGGGAGAAGGCAAAGAAAACAAACAAGAAAATGCTGAAACCACCAGAAAACCTGTGGATCTGAGTTTCCTCAGAGAACTCCTGACGGAGATGAGGCTTTCTCTGGAGCCGGGTTATCAGTTCCATTCACCCTGGGACACCTTTTTCAAGGCAAGCAAAAAGTTTTCTTACGACGGGTTTCTCGTCTCTGACGACGAACGATTCCTCTACATAACCCTTGAAGCCAGAAGCCAGGCCGACGGCTTTACCAAAAAGAAGGCGGCCCTGGATAGGCTGAGATGGCACATAAAGGAACTGAGGAAGAAGGGCTTTGAAGATCTTTCGGTAGGGGTTACAGGGGGGGTTGCTCTGGCAACCGACGAAATGGTTCAGGCTATGAAGGATACTCAGCTTGCCACGGCGGTTGCCGCCATCGGAATCGCCCTGCTTTTCATGATCGTCTTTCATCAGGTCTATAACCCTCTTATGGTCGTAACGACCCTTGTTATATCCATCGCCTGGACTTTGGGATGGCTAACCCTTACCGTTGGCTCCCTAAACATTCTCTCCGTTGCCTTCGTACCCATTCTCATGGGCCTGGGCGTCGATTTTGGGATACACCTGGTAGCCAGATACTCGGAAGAGCGGCAAAAAGGAGCCGATGTAGTGGAATCCATGAAGATCTCTGCGGACCATACCGGTCGGGCCATAACGGTTGGAGCCATAACGACGGCTCTTGCATTTTTTTCTTTAATGCTTGCCCGCTTTCGTGGAATTCAGGAGCTGGGTTTTATCGCAGGCTCTGGAGTCCTTCTTGCACTGGTTGCCACCTTTACGGTGTTTCCCGCCATGCTCAAGATGGTCGAAAGCAGGTCAAATCCCGGAACAGGACACGCAACGGCCCTTCGAATCAACATATCGTCGGAAAAGCTGGTAACGGGCCATTCAAAGTTAATCCTTCTTATCTGGGGGGTTCTTACGGTCTGTGCCCTGGCCGGCCTGTCCCGTGTGCGTTTTGACTATAACCTTCTAAAACTCCAGGCCAGGGGCACCGAGTCGGTCGTCTGGGAAGAAAAAATTATAGGTGAGTCCGGTCGATCTTCATGGTTTGCCGTAACGACGGCTCGGGATCTTGTCGAACTCCGAAAAAAACACAGGGCCTTTGAAGAACTTCCTTCGGTTCGCAAGGTTGACAGCCTTGCGGATATGTTGCCGGAAGATCAGAATGTAAGGATTTCTCTGGTAAGAGACCTCGCTCCATACGTACCGAACATAGAGCTGGAAGAAATCAATCCCTCGGGAGATGATCCCGCCGAACTTCTCGACATTCTGGAAAAAATAAAATTCAAGCTCAGAAGCGATACCAGATGGGATCCCACAAGAAAACCCGACGACCGGGAAATCGAATCCACCCGTGAAGCCCTTATCCTTGCCATAGAGGGGCTGAAAAAACGTCTGGAATCAATGGAAACGGTTAAAAGTCTCCACGCTTTCGAGAAAAAACTTTTCGACGACTTTCTCACCAAATTCACCCTTCTAAAAAACAACGTAAATCCTCCCGGCCCGATCGAAGAAAAAGACATACCTCCCGAGTTGCTGGCAAGGTTTAAAGGAAAGAGTGGACGATACCTTTTGCAGATTTATTCCCGGGAAAATATCTGGGAAAAAGAACACATGGAAAACTTCGTAAAGGAGCTTGAAACGGTGGATCCCTCGGTGACGGGATCTCCTGTTGTGGGATACATTGCAATATCCACCATGCAACAAGGCTACATCGAGGGTAGCATATATGCCCTGTGCGTAATCTTCGTTGTAATTATTGCAACCTTCAGACGAATATCCCTTGCACTTGTCTCCTGCATTCCTCTGGCCGGAACCATCGTGCTTATGCTCGGTCTTATGGGCTGGACGGGAATACCCTTTAATCTGGCAAACCTTATTACTCTGCCTTTAATACTGGGAATAGCCGTTGATGATGGAGTGCACATCATGCACCGCTACAGCGAAAAACAGGGGGATTTGCACGAAACTTTTTCAGGGGGGCTCACCAGGGCCGTTTCACTTACTTCCTGGACGACCATGATCGGCTTCGGAAGTCTTATGCTCGCTCACCATTACGGAATATTTACCCTCGGCCTGCTTGTAACGGTGTCGGTCGGTATTGCATGGATACTCTCCCTTTTCGGTCTGCCGGCTATTCTTCAGATCCTTTCAAAAGGTGGCACAGAAACAAGATAA